From the genome of Helicobacter pylori, one region includes:
- the mnmA gene encoding tRNA 2-thiouridine(34) synthase MnmA has protein sequence MKIAVLLSGGVDSSYSAYSLKEQGHELVGIYLKLHASEKKHDLYIKNAQQACEFLGIPLEVLDFQKDFKSAVYDEFISAYEEGQTPNPCALCNPLMKFGLALEHALKLGCEKIATGHYARVKEIDKVSYIQEALDKTKDQSYFLYALEHEVIAKLVFPLGDLLKKDIKPLALNAMPFLGTLETYKESQEICFVEKSYIDTLKKHVEVEKEGVVKNLQGEVIGTHKGYMQYTIGKRKGFSIKGALEPHFVVGIDAKKNELIVGKKEDLATRFLKAKNKSLMKDFKDGEYFIKARYRSVPAKAFVSLKDETIEVEFKEPFYGVAKGQALVVYKDDILLGGGVIV, from the coding sequence ATGAAAATAGCGGTATTACTCAGTGGGGGGGTGGATAGCTCTTATAGTGCTTATAGCTTAAAAGAGCAAGGGCATGAATTAGTGGGGATTTATTTAAAACTCCATGCGAGTGAAAAAAAGCATGATTTATACATTAAAAACGCTCAACAAGCGTGCGAGTTTTTAGGCATTCCTTTAGAGGTGTTGGATTTTCAAAAGGATTTTAAGAGTGCGGTTTATGATGAATTTATCAGTGCTTATGAAGAAGGGCAAACCCCAAACCCTTGCGCGTTGTGCAACCCTTTAATGAAGTTTGGGCTAGCTTTAGAACACGCTTTAAAATTAGGGTGTGAAAAGATCGCTACCGGGCATTATGCGAGAGTCAAAGAAATTGACAAGGTGAGTTATATTCAAGAGGCTTTGGATAAAACTAAAGATCAGAGCTATTTTTTATACGCTTTAGAGCATGAAGTTATCGCTAAACTGGTGTTCCCTTTAGGGGATTTGTTGAAAAAGGATATTAAGCCTTTAGCCTTGAATGCGATGCCTTTTTTAGGCACTCTAGAGACTTATAAGGAATCTCAAGAAATTTGCTTTGTGGAAAAAAGCTATATTGACACTTTAAAAAAGCATGTTGAGGTGGAAAAAGAGGGCGTGGTGAAAAACTTGCAAGGCGAAGTCATTGGCACGCATAAGGGCTATATGCAATACACGATTGGCAAACGCAAAGGCTTTAGCATTAAAGGAGCGTTAGAGCCGCATTTTGTGGTGGGGATTGACGCTAAAAAGAACGAGCTAATTGTGGGCAAAAAAGAAGATTTAGCCACGCGTTTCCTCAAGGCCAAAAACAAATCTTTAATGAAAGATTTTAAAGATGGTGAATATTTTATCAAAGCTCGTTACAGGAGCGTGCCTGCTAAAGCGTTTGTCAGTCTCAAAGATGAAACGATTGAAGTGGAGTTCAAAGAGCCTTTTTATGGCGTGGCTAAAGGGCAAGCCTTGGTCGTTTATAAAGATGACATCTTGCTTGGCGGGGGCGTGATTGTTTAA
- a CDS encoding J domain-containing protein, with the protein MAKIELLAKFTQIALPNSHPLLKKVLNYAKKHFSQCHMLSSSLLILNDTECFKKNYLLNWVYHALECAHEKDISQYSLEEILQKSHLPIRIKIMAQNTLLEKIEVKVLTFGAEYVLFITKHPIAKRFLRQKFSGYVFLETQDELHIRGDSERFWELIVTLNENKIVHNACLNFIYPNGFGKDSYTTLAERKLRECYKALGFIKHENFSEVKKRYLELAKTYHPDLCDLKENKALYAKRFAIIQEAYRHIKKHA; encoded by the coding sequence ATGGCCAAAATTGAATTGTTAGCCAAATTCACGCAAATCGCGCTCCCCAACAGCCACCCTTTATTGAAAAAAGTTTTAAACTACGCTAAAAAACACTTCAGCCAGTGCCACATGCTCTCTTCATCGTTACTCATTTTAAACGATACGGAATGCTTCAAAAAAAACTACTTGCTTAATTGGGTCTATCATGCCCTTGAATGCGCGCATGAAAAAGATATTAGCCAATATTCATTAGAAGAGATTTTACAAAAAAGCCACCTGCCCATACGCATCAAAATCATGGCTCAAAACACGCTTTTAGAAAAAATAGAAGTGAAAGTTTTAACCTTTGGGGCAGAATATGTGCTTTTTATCACCAAACACCCTATCGCCAAGCGGTTTTTACGCCAAAAATTTAGTGGCTATGTGTTTTTAGAAACCCAAGATGAATTGCATATAAGAGGCGATTCAGAGCGTTTTTGGGAACTCATTGTAACGCTCAATGAAAATAAGATCGTCCATAACGCATGCTTGAATTTCATCTATCCTAATGGCTTTGGTAAGGACAGCTACACTACTTTGGCTGAGCGCAAATTAAGGGAATGCTATAAAGCGTTAGGTTTTATCAAGCATGAAAATTTCAGCGAGGTGAAAAAGCGCTATTTAGAATTGGCTAAAACCTACCACCCTGATTTATGCGATCTAAAAGAAAACAAGGCTCTTTATGCCAAACGCTTTGCTATCATTCAAGAAGCCTATCGCCACATTAAAAAACACGCTTAA
- the nadD gene encoding nicotinate (nicotinamide) nucleotide adenylyltransferase, giving the protein MNSVLKYKELALYGGSFDPLHKAHLAIIDQTLELLPSAELIVLPAYQNPFKKPCFLDAQTRFKELESALKGIDRVLLSDFEIKQERAVPTIESALHFQKLYRPQTLYLVIGADCLRHLSSWTNAKELLKRVELVVFERIGYEEIQFKGRYFSLKGIDAPISSSAIRASLGV; this is encoded by the coding sequence ATGAATAGCGTCTTAAAATACAAAGAATTAGCGCTCTATGGAGGGAGTTTTGACCCTTTGCACAAGGCTCATTTAGCCATCATTGATCAAACTTTAGAATTATTGCCATCCGCTGAGCTGATTGTCTTACCCGCTTATCAAAACCCTTTCAAAAAGCCATGTTTTTTGGACGCGCAAACCCGTTTTAAAGAATTGGAATCAGCTTTAAAGGGAATAGATAGGGTGCTATTGAGCGATTTTGAAATCAAGCAAGAAAGGGCTGTGCCTACAATAGAAAGCGCGCTTCATTTTCAAAAACTCTATCGCCCCCAAACGCTTTATTTAGTCATAGGGGCGGATTGTTTAAGGCATCTTTCTTCTTGGACTAACGCCAAAGAGCTTTTAAAAAGGGTGGAATTAGTGGTTTTTGAAAGGATTGGCTATGAAGAAATCCAATTTAAGGGGCGTTATTTCTCTTTAAAAGGCATTGATGCACCGATTTCTTCTAGCGCGATTAGGGCTAGTTTAGGGGTTTAA
- the nikR gene encoding nickel-responsive transcriptional regulator NikR produces MDTPNKDDSIIRFSVSLQQNLLDELDNRIIKNGYSSRSELVRDMIREKLVEDNWAEDNPDDGSKIAVLVVIYDHHQRELNQRMIDIQHASGTHVLCTTHIHMDEHNCLETIILQGNSLEIQRLQLEIGGLRGVKFAKLTKASSFEHNE; encoded by the coding sequence ATGGATACACCCAATAAAGACGATTCAATCATCCGCTTTTCGGTTTCTTTACAACAAAATTTATTAGACGAATTGGACAACCGCATCATTAAAAACGGCTATTCTTCTCGATCAGAATTAGTGCGCGACATGATCAGAGAAAAATTAGTAGAAGACAATTGGGCAGAAGACAATCCTGATGATGGGAGTAAAATCGCCGTGCTTGTGGTGATTTATGATCACCACCAAAGGGAATTAAACCAGCGCATGATAGACATCCAGCATGCCAGCGGGACGCATGTTTTATGCACCACGCACATTCACATGGATGAGCATAATTGTTTAGAGACGATTATTTTACAAGGTAATTCGCTTGAAATCCAACGCTTGCAATTAGAAATCGGGGGGCTTAGAGGGGTTAAATTCGCTAAATTGACTAAGGCGTCTAGCTTTGAACACAATGAATAG
- the exbB gene encoding TonB-system energizer ExbB, whose translation MGGFSTEMLKGYVDVFVFAVLGVASFLALWFVIERVIFYSKVNLKAYDDIDALNLDLTKNLTILYVIYSNAPYVGLLGTVLGIMVIFYDMGVSGGMDAKTIMVGLSLALKATALGLAVAIPTLIAYNGLLRKSDVLSEKFRIMKK comes from the coding sequence ATGGGCGGTTTTTCAACGGAAATGTTGAAAGGTTATGTGGATGTATTTGTTTTTGCGGTGCTTGGCGTGGCCAGTTTTTTAGCTTTGTGGTTTGTGATTGAAAGGGTTATTTTTTATTCTAAAGTCAATTTGAAAGCTTATGATGATATAGATGCCCTCAATTTGGATTTAACCAAGAATCTAACCATTCTCTATGTGATTTATTCTAACGCGCCTTATGTGGGCTTATTGGGAACGGTTTTAGGGATTATGGTGATTTTCTATGACATGGGCGTGAGTGGCGGGATGGACGCTAAAACGATCATGGTAGGTTTGTCTTTAGCTTTAAAAGCGACCGCTCTAGGGCTTGCAGTAGCGATCCCTACGCTGATTGCATATAATGGCTTATTGAGAAAATCCGATGTGTTGAGTGAAAAATTCAGGATCATGAAAAAATGA
- the exbD gene encoding TonB system transport protein ExbD produces MKSIRRGDGLNIVPFIDIMLVLLAIVLSVSTFIAQGKIKVNLPNAKNAEKSQSNDQKVVVISVDEHDNIFVDDKPTSLEALSAVVKQTDPKTLIDLKSDKSSRFETFISIMDILKEHNHENFSISTEAK; encoded by the coding sequence ATGAAAAGCATCAGAAGAGGCGATGGGCTGAATATTGTCCCTTTTATTGATATCATGCTCGTTTTGCTAGCGATTGTGTTAAGCGTTTCTACTTTTATCGCGCAAGGTAAGATTAAAGTCAATCTCCCTAACGCTAAAAATGCGGAAAAATCCCAGTCAAACGATCAAAAAGTGGTAGTCATCTCTGTGGATGAGCATGACAATATTTTCGTAGATGACAAACCGACGAGTTTAGAAGCTTTGAGCGCTGTAGTCAAACAAACAGATCCTAAAACCCTTATAGACTTAAAAAGTGACAAAAGCTCTCGTTTTGAAACTTTTATCAGCATTATGGATATTTTAAAAGAGCATAATCATGAAAATTTCTCCATCTCCACAGAAGCTAAGTAA
- a CDS encoding energy transducer TonB: MKISPSPQKLSKVSTSVSFLISFALYAIGFGYFLLREEAPAPLAQAGTTKVTMSLASINTNSNTKTNAESAKPKEEPKEKPKKEEPKKEEPKKEVSKPKPKPKPKPKPKPKPKPEPKPKSEPKPEPKVEEVKKEEPKKEEPKKEEAKEEAKEKSAPKQVTTKDIVKEKDKQEESNKTSEGATSEAQAYNPGVSNEFLMKIQTAISSKNRYPKMAQIRGIEGEVLVSFVINPDGSVTDIKVVKSNTTDILNHAALEAIKNAAHLFPKPEETVHLKIPIAYSLKED, from the coding sequence ATGAAAATTTCTCCATCTCCACAGAAGCTAAGTAAAGTCTCAACGAGTGTTAGCTTTTTAATCTCTTTTGCCCTATACGCTATAGGGTTTGGTTATTTTTTGCTGCGCGAAGAGGCCCCAGCGCCTTTAGCACAAGCTGGCACCACTAAGGTTACCATGAGTTTAGCCAGCATTAACACTAATTCCAATACAAAGACCAATGCTGAATCGGCTAAGCCCAAAGAAGAGCCTAAAGAAAAACCCAAGAAAGAAGAGCCAAAAAAAGAAGAACCCAAAAAAGAGGTTTCAAAGCCTAAACCTAAACCTAAACCAAAACCCAAACCCAAACCCAAACCCAAACCCGAGCCTAAGCCAAAATCTGAGCCCAAGCCTGAGCCTAAAGTTGAAGAGGTTAAAAAAGAAGAGCCAAAAAAAGAAGAACCCAAAAAAGAAGAAGCTAAAGAGGAAGCTAAAGAAAAAAGCGCTCCTAAACAAGTAACGACTAAGGATATAGTCAAAGAAAAAGACAAGCAAGAAGAGTCTAATAAGACTTCTGAGGGTGCGACTTCTGAAGCTCAAGCTTATAACCCAGGGGTGAGCAACGAATTTTTAATGAAGATCCAAACCGCTATTTCTTCTAAAAACCGCTACCCTAAAATGGCGCAGATTAGGGGCATTGAGGGCGAAGTGTTAGTGAGCTTTGTGATCAATCCTGATGGGAGCGTTACGGACATTAAAGTAGTCAAAAGCAACACGACGGATATTTTAAACCATGCGGCTTTAGAGGCCATTAAAAACGCAGCGCATTTATTCCCTAAACCAGAAGAAACCGTGCATCTAAAAATCCCTATCGCTTATAGCTTGAAAGAAGACTAG